The genomic window ATGCGGTCCGCGGCAGAGGTCGGCGAAGTCACCCTGGGTGTAAAGGGAGACCTTGTCGGCGCCGAGATCCTCGATCAGTTCGACCTTGTAGCTCTCACCCATCTTCTTGAAGAGTTCAACGGCGTCAGCGCTGGTAAGCTCGGAGCGGACGATCTTGAGATCGGCCTTGGCGAGCTCGCGCATCTTCGCCTCGATCTTCTCGAGGTCTTCCGGGGTGAAGGGATGGTCGACGTCGAAGTCGTAGTAGAAACCGGTCTCGATGGCGGGACCGATGGTCACCTTGGCCTGCGGGAAGAGCGCCTTCACCGCCTGGGCCATCAGGTGCGAGGTCGAGTGCCTGATGATCTCGACCGCCTCGGGGCTTTTCTCCGTGACGATCTCGACGCGGGCGCCGTCGGCGAGCTTGGTGTTCAGGTCGACAAGGTTGCCGTCGATTTTGCCGGCGATGGCAGCCTTGGCAAGACCAGCCCCGATGGAGGCGGCCAGATCGTAGATAGAGGAGCCTTCAGGCAAGGGCCTTTGGGAACCGTCCGGAAGCGTGACCTTAATCTCGTTCATGCAAGACCCCTTTTGAGAAAATCGAATACAAACAGAAAGAGGCATCGAAACTCGATGCCTCCGTCGAACCTCGTACTGAAGGTCTCTGTTTAATTGGTAGGCGCGGGCGGTTTCGAACCGCCGACCCCTAGCGTGTCGAGCTAGTGCTCTACCCCTGAGCTACGCGCCTGTTTTTATTGCTGCTTCGTGGAACTTGAACTTTGTACCAATTCGTAGTTTCAAAGTCAAGGTTTTATTTTCGAGCACATGAATTTTTCTCATTGGAGAGACGGCGTCCCCGCACATGCTTCGTCAAGCAGCCGAATCAGCGCCCTTGAGACCTCTGATGGATCGGCATCGACGCAACTCCCCTCATGTGAACAGGGGGGGATGGTCCCCCACCTAGAGCATGGAGCACAGGAAAGGGTCGAGGCGAAAACGCGGTGGCGCTCCCCCTTGGGGGCCCATTTGGCGGGATCGCTCGGCCCGAAGAGCGAAACGGTTGGCGTACCGAGACCGGCTGCGATATGCAGAAGGCCGGAGTCGCCGGAGAGAAGCGCCTTTGCTTTGCCGATCACGGCAGCACTTTCGGCGAGGCTCCCCTTCCCCGCAAGGTCAAGCGCACCTGTGGACCGGGCAATCATCTCGCACGCCTCAGCTTCCCCTTCCCCGCCCAGAAGGACGACCGCGTATCCGGCCAGCACGGCTGAGGAGGCAACCTGACGGAACCGGCCGATGCCCCATTCCTTGCGCGGAACACTCGCTCCGGGAAAGATAGCGACGAATGGGCGCTCGCCGATATAGGCCAAAAGGCGCTGAGCCCCCTCCACCGCCTCCGGTGAGAGGGTCAGGAAGGGAACGGGGAGTTCGGACGGCGCCTCGATGCCGAGAGGGGCCAGCAGGCGGAAGAAGGAATACGGCTCGTACTCGTCGAGGGCGTAGGGGACGGCGTCGGTGAAGAGCCTCTTTCTCTCGTTGGTGGCGAAACCGATGGAACGGCCGGCACGCACCGCACGGGAGACGAGCGCCGAGAGGCGGTACCACTGCTCGGTGTCGATGACGAGGTCGTAGCGGTTGCGCAGGACGCTGGAAAGCTCTCCGGGGGCGTCGTAGCGGTGCACGGCATCGAGCCCGGGGCAGAACTCGAAAGCCGCGGCGTTTCTGGTCTCGGCGAGGATCTCGATGCGGCAGGCGGGGTAAGCGGACTTAAGCGCGCGCAGCACGGGGATGAGGAGTATGGCGTCACCGATCCCACCGGGGCGTATGACGAGGGCGCTTTGCGGCGCGCTGGTGGTGCCGGGGCGGCGGCGACGCGGCAAGAGATGGGACAGCAGGGGACCGGCGATGGAGTCGATTTTTTTCAAGAGGGTCGGTTGCAAGAGGGGTCCTCCGTGGGATCGTCGGCGCCGGTAGGCGCCGGTGCGCACTATCTTTACAGAAAACGGCGCGCTTTTGCAACCGGGTCCCCCCCTCCCGACCTCCCCCTCCAGGGGGAGGAGCGATGGACGGAAGCGGTGGACTAAGCGTGGACTTGCGCAAGGGGGGCATCCCTCCCCCGGAGGGGGAGGGTCTGGGAGGGGGAAGTTTTCTGGAACGGCGCGGCTGCGCGGCGGTGTGCCTTCTTCCTCAGCGCCCCGGCAGCTCAAGCTCCTTCATCTTCCGGTAGAGGGTGTTCCTGGCGATGCCGAGCGCCTTGGCGGCTTCGGTGATGTTGCCGTCATACTGGGAAAGCGCCTCCTTGATGGTTTCGGCTTCGGAATCCTTCAGGGCGTGCATGGGAGGAACGATCTTCTTCCTGCGCATGACCGCCAGCAGGTTGGACTGGGCCTGGCGCAGCGAGCTGAGCATCCGGTTCAGCTCTTCGGCTCCCATCCGCTCGAGCGCTTCAAAGCTCCCGCACTGCTCGACCAGTTCTGCCCCGGGTGCCGCTGAGGTCTGAGCTGCCGCGGTGACGGCGGTTTCGGTACGTCGCGCGGCGGACGGACCGGCCAGAAAAGTCCCCCCTAGGTGTTCGGGCAGGATGGTGTCGCCGTTACAGATGACGACGGCACGACGCATCACGTTGGCTAACTCCCTTATGTTTCCTGGCCAGGAGTACCCCTGCAAAAGTCGCACGGTGCCGGGGGCGAGACGCAGTTCGCGGTTCAATTGCTGCACGAAGTGTTCGGCCAAAAGCGGGATGTCTTCGCTGCGTGCACTAAGCGACGGGATCTCGAGGCGCACGACGTTCAGCCGGTAAAAGAGGTCCTCGCGGAAGGTCTTCTCGCGGATCGCCTGCTCGAGGTCGACGTTGGTCGCCGCTATGACGCGCACGTCGGTCTTGATCGGGCGCTCCCCCCCTACCCGCATGAATTCGCCGGTCTCCAGCACGCGCAAGAGCTTAACCTGGATCTGCGGCGTCGCGTCACCGATCTCGTCCAGAAGGAGGGTCCCGTTGTTGGCGAGCTCGAAGATGCCGCGCCTGGTCTGGTTCGCGCCGGTGAAGGCCCCCTTCTCATGCCCGAAGAGCTCGCTTTCCAGCAGGTTCTCAGGAAGGGCGCCGCAGTTCACCGGGATGAAGGGCTGACCGGCGCGCGCGGAGGCGGCATGGATGAAGCGGGCGAGCACCTCCTTGCCGGTGCCGGTCTTCCCCTGGATCAAGACGGAGATGTCCTTGCCGGCAACCTTGTACGCGAGTGAAACCATCCGCTTCATCGAGGGCGCGCTGCCGACCCGGAAGCCTACCCCCTGCGCGACCTCGGACCATTCGTCTACGGAAGCTTCCCCCCTTCTGTGCACGGCGCCCGCTCCGGCGGCCCTGGCGACCAGCTGCTCGATCATGTCGATGTCGTCGAAGGGCTTCTCTAGGTATTCGTAGGCGCCAAGCTGCATGGCGGTGACCGCGGTTTTCACCGTCGAGTAGCCGGTCATGATGATCACTTCGCAGTCAGGCTGACGCGACTTGATGATCTCCAAAAGCGTGATGCCGTCGGTGTCGGGGAGCTTGAGATCGACCAGGGCCACGTTGAAGCGCCCCGACTCCAGTGCGGCCATCGCCTCAGGCTCGTTAGCCGCGGTCACCACCTCGTACCCCCTGCGCGCCAGGAGGCGCTTGAAGAAGGTACAGACATCCCTCTCGTCGTCTATGATCAAAACCTGCGTTAAAGAATCACTCACGGCCAGCTCCACAGTTCGTATTGAATAATCATGCCTCGTCCACCGGCAGCACCAGGCTGAAACAGCTCCCCTGCCCCGGCGTGCTCTCCACCTCGATCCTGCCGTGGTGGGACTCCGCGATGCCGAGGCTGACCGAGAGACCGAGGCCGGTCCCTTTGGTCGCTTCCTTGCTGGTGTAAAACGGGGTGAATATCTTGGTAACGTTTTCCGGCGCGATCCCGATGCCGTTGTCGGACACGCTGAGCACCGCCCAGCGGCGCCCCCCCTCGATGCGCAGCGAGGTCGCCACCTCGATCACCTTCTCTTTCCCTTCGATCTCGTTGAGGGCGTCGCGCGCGTTGATCAGGAAGTTCGTGAGCACCTGCTGTATCTGGGGACCGTTCGCCTTTATCTTTGGGAGCTCGCGGTCGAAGTGCTCGAAAATCGCGATCTGGCTGCGGTTGATCTGGTACTGGATCATGTCGAGGACGCGTTCCGCCTCTGCGTTCAGGTTGATCCGGGTAAAGGGGGCCTGGTCCTGCCGAGAGAAGGTAAGGAGGTTCTGGATGATCCGTTTGCAACGCAGCCCGCAGTTTATGATGTCGGAGAGTGCCTCGGCGCGCTCGGTGTCCTCATCGTTCTGGATGT from Geomonas ferrireducens includes these protein-coding regions:
- a CDS encoding glycosyltransferase family 9 protein, producing the protein MQPTLLKKIDSIAGPLLSHLLPRRRRPGTTSAPQSALVIRPGGIGDAILLIPVLRALKSAYPACRIEILAETRNAAAFEFCPGLDAVHRYDAPGELSSVLRNRYDLVIDTEQWYRLSALVSRAVRAGRSIGFATNERKRLFTDAVPYALDEYEPYSFFRLLAPLGIEAPSELPVPFLTLSPEAVEGAQRLLAYIGERPFVAIFPGASVPRKEWGIGRFRQVASSAVLAGYAVVLLGGEGEAEACEMIARSTGALDLAGKGSLAESAAVIGKAKALLSGDSGLLHIAAGLGTPTVSLFGPSDPAKWAPKGERHRVFASTLSCAPCSRWGTIPPCSHEGSCVDADPSEVSRALIRLLDEACAGTPSLQ
- a CDS encoding sigma-54-dependent transcriptional regulator: MSDSLTQVLIIDDERDVCTFFKRLLARRGYEVVTAANEPEAMAALESGRFNVALVDLKLPDTDGITLLEIIKSRQPDCEVIIMTGYSTVKTAVTAMQLGAYEYLEKPFDDIDMIEQLVARAAGAGAVHRRGEASVDEWSEVAQGVGFRVGSAPSMKRMVSLAYKVAGKDISVLIQGKTGTGKEVLARFIHAASARAGQPFIPVNCGALPENLLESELFGHEKGAFTGANQTRRGIFELANNGTLLLDEIGDATPQIQVKLLRVLETGEFMRVGGERPIKTDVRVIAATNVDLEQAIREKTFREDLFYRLNVVRLEIPSLSARSEDIPLLAEHFVQQLNRELRLAPGTVRLLQGYSWPGNIRELANVMRRAVVICNGDTILPEHLGGTFLAGPSAARRTETAVTAAAQTSAAPGAELVEQCGSFEALERMGAEELNRMLSSLRQAQSNLLAVMRRKKIVPPMHALKDSEAETIKEALSQYDGNITEAAKALGIARNTLYRKMKELELPGR